In one Brassica oleracea var. oleracea cultivar TO1000 chromosome C9, BOL, whole genome shotgun sequence genomic region, the following are encoded:
- the LOC106315990 gene encoding LOW QUALITY PROTEIN: GEM-like protein 2 (The sequence of the model RefSeq protein was modified relative to this genomic sequence to represent the inferred CDS: deleted 2 bases in 1 codon), whose amino-acid sequence MNPQYKTVNEKDSTVTHKNIGQGGRNSNNPYVQTTTPTSASDKRSKDKILEVFNRCGKKVEQVTRKAESFADGLKDHLKFSPSLSDAARARLAQGTKILVEGGPYRVYQREFGLLSAEKLLDSFVCYISTTSGPVTGVLYISNRRIAFCSDYAIRSPSTGVPAYYKVVMELEKIRSINSSSNVLKPSERYVHVVTQDGFEFWFMGFVSYMDAFNCLNKARFNYHAS is encoded by the exons ATGAATCCACAATACAAGACCGTGAACGAGAAGGACTCGACGGTTACGCATAAGAACATCGGTCAGGGCGGTCGTAATAGCAACAATCCTTACGTCCAGACTACTACACCCACCTCGGCTTCTGATAAGA GGTCGAAAGATAAGATTCTTGAGGTGTTTAATCGGTGCGGGAAGAAAGTGGAGCAGGTGACTCGTAAGGCAGAATCATTCGCCGACGGTTTGAAAGACCACC TGAAGTTTAGTCCTAGCCTAAGTGATGCAGCAAGGGCTAGGCTTGCTCAAGGCACTAAAATATTGGTTGAAGGAGGACCATACAGAGTGTATCAAAGAGAGTTTGGTCTATTATCCGCAGAGAAACTCTTGGACTCGTTCGTTTGCTACATATCGACCACTTCAGGACCAGTGACCGGAGTGTTATACATTTCAAATAGAAGGATCGCTTTTTGCAGCGACTATGCTATCCGCAGTCCTTCCACCGGTGTTCCGGCTTATTATAAG GTGGTGATGGAATTAGAAAAGATAAGGAGCATTAACTCATCATCGAACGTGTTGAAGCCAAGCGAGAGGTATGTGCATGTGGTGACACAAGATGGGTTTGAGTTTTGGTTCATGGGCTTCGTCTCCTACATGGATGCTTTCAATTGTCTCAACAAAGCT CGGTTTAACTACCATGCATCGTAA